CTCCATTCTTGCCAAACCAATGCGAAATTGATTTTGTAATAATTCACCAACCGAACGAATTCGGCGATTTCCTAAATGGTCAATATCATCAACATTACCAATACCTTCCATCAAGTTGAAGAAATAACTCATTGATGCAATAATATCAGCTGGTTGAATTGTTTTTACATCATTTGTTGGATAATTATTTCCCACTACATTAATTACTCGTTCTGGATCTTTAGGCGAAACAACCTTAATTGTCTGAACTGTTACAGGTTCAGTCGCTACACCATCCTCACTTGGATAGTAAGTAATGCTGTTTAGGCCATGATCAAGGGCATCATTCAATGTTTCTATTACTTGATGAGTTAGGATTGTTTCCTTCTCAGCAAGAATTTCACCTGTTTCTGGATCAACAAGGGTTTCACCTAATGTTAGATTTAATAAACGAGTCTTTAAATCTAATTTTTTATTTACTTTATAACGACCCACACTTGCTAGATCATACCGTTTTGGATCAAAAAAGCGAGCATTTAATAAGTTACGTGAACTGTCCGCTGTTTTTGGTTCACCTGGACGTAAACGTTCATAAATATCTTTTAATCCTTCTTCAGTACGTGAATCATTTGTATTTTTATGTAAATCTTTTTCAATTGTATTACGTAAACTTTCACTATCTCCAAAGATTTCAAAAATCGTATCATCTGATCCAAATCCTAAAGCACGAACAAGAACAGTCAATGGAATTTTACGTGTACGGTCAATCCTTACATAAGAAATATCTTTTGCGTCCGTTTCTAACTCTAGCCAAGCACCACGGTTTGGAATAACAGTTGAACCAAAACCTTCTTTGCCATTTTTATCAACCTTGCCATGAAAATAAACACCCGGGGAACGAACTAACTGTGAAACAATTACCCGTTCTGCTCCATTAATAATGAACGTACCCATTTCAGTCATTAAAGGAAAATCACCAAAGAAAACTTCTTGTGATTTTATTTCACCCGTCTCACGATTGGTTAAGCGTAAGGTAACATGAAGGGGGGCAGAGTAGTTTGCATCATGCGCACGTGCTTCTTCTACTGTATATTTTGGCTCTTTTAGTTCATAATCAACAAACTCTAAAGAAAGCTTTCCTTGAAAATCTTCAATAGGTAAAATGTCCTCGAACATTTCTCGTAATCCTTCATCTAAAAACCATTGATAAGAGTCTGTTTGGATTTCGATTAAATTTGGTAATTCTAGCACTTCACTGATACGTGCGAAACTTCTACGTTCGCGATGTTTTCCGTATTTTACTACGTGTCCAGCCAAGTTCTTCACCCCTTTGAGTATATTTCTACCAAAACTGACCTAAAAAATTACATTTAAGTTACTTTGATTATAATTACGTAACAAAAAGCATTTTTTGCGGTTTTTAGGCAAAAAAAACCAAAAATAGAACATGCCCTCAAGACTAATTTTCATGAGTTTCTATTTTTGTTTTCCATATAAAAACCGGAACGGACAATATTTCGTTCCTGCTTTAATATTTTAGATAGTTTTCGCATTCTTCATTCTACTATAGCTTATATAATTTGTCAACTGTTTTGATGCATTTTATGCGGTGTTATTATTGGAATTTATTAAAAACGTGAATAATCATTAATAAAATATAAAACAATATGAAAGCTACCAAACATTTAATGAAAGAATAACGCTAACCGCCTTTATGGTTATCTATATTTATGAAAATTGCATTGTAATAACAAAAATTATTTATTTTTAACCTTATCAAGCAACAAAAATAGGATGTAGCTATTACTTAGAAAGTCAAAATAGGATTAACAGTGATTCGATTAATAGAATGGTTTCATAGAAGTAGTCACTAATTTACTAGAAGAACAATTCATTTTTAAAATGAATTTATGATTTGTTTCTCTCCACATCTCTATCTTATAAGTTCAAAATAAAAAAATAATTGCCCTACTCAATTATTTTTTCTATTGTCTTATTCATTAATTGCTGATAAGATTTGAATAATCCACACATACAAAAAGTAAATAAAGCAATCATGGGATCAATGCTAAAAATTTTTAACGGTTTATTATTTAAGGAGTTCTTATGTCTACAAAAAATGATGTCTTAGCCTTTCTTATGAAACATGCACCTGAACGTGTATCAGGGGAATACATGGCAAATGAATTAACCATTTCTCGAACTGCTATTTGGAAAGCTATTAACCAATTACGGAAAAGTAGTTTTTCAATTGAAAGTAACTCACAAGGTTATCTTTATAAAGAGACTAACCTGCTATCTATTCCTGGTATAAATGCCAATCTTTGCTCTACTGCACCTACCTTAACAATAAAAAAAATGGCGAATTCTGAATCAACTATGAAAGATGCAAAATTAGCGATTTTAGATCAGACACCTGCACACACTTTATTGGTCGCTGATATGCAAAAATTTTCAGTTGGGCGCTTTGGCCGTCCATTTTTTGCAAAGCCAGGTGCAGGTATTTATATGAGTTTAATCCTTCATCCAAATCAAAAATTTAGTGAAATTACAAATTATACCATTATTACTGCTGTTGCAGTTGTACGCGCATTAAATAAGCTATTAGATATTTCTCCAAAAATTAAGTGGGTTAATGATATTTATATAAATGATAAAAAGGTCTGTGGCATTCTTACTGAGGCGATCAGTGATATGGAAGCAGGTCAAATTTCTAGCATTATTATTGGTATTGGATTAAATTTTTCTATTAAACAAATTGAATTTCCAGATGAATTACAATCAAAAGTTACTTCTTTATTTCCAAATGGTCAATATACCGTTACAAGAAATGAATTAATTGCAGAAATTTGGAATCAATTTTACAAAATATTAGTCCATTCAACGAATGAGCAAATCATCGATGAATATAAAAAATATTCATTGGTCTTAGGAAAAAAAGTTTCTTTTATGCAAAATAAAAAAGAATACACAGGATTGGCAGAAACGATTAATTTAAAAGGTGAGTTAGTCGTTCGATTAGTAGATGGCACTAAAAAATTGCTCTGTTCTGGCGAAATTAGCTTACAAGCAATTTATTAGTATGTGTCTTTTATTTAAAATAGAAAAAGAATTAGGTAGTCTTTCAGCTATAGACACTAAAATGTTGGTTAGGATATTGGTTATTCTCAATTTCATCTACCATAGCACGTGCATAATCACCATAACTAATATAGCTATTTCCATCTTGATTATAAGTCAGTTCATCACCAGCTGTAAAATAATGACCAGTGACCTCTCCATTTGCATCAAAGGTTTTTGCTGGACTAATATATGTCCAATGAACATCTTTTGATTTTTCTAGTAATAATAAACTCTCAACCATGGCATTTCCTATTTGATAGGTAGTTTTTGGAAAATCAGGTGTATCTTTTAATCGTTCTGTATGTTCGGAGTTAACAAATAAACTACTAGCACCACCAACAACAATTAATCTTGTCTTTTGCCCAGTTAAAATAGTGATCAAATGCTCCATAGAAGTTGAAAATTGTTGAAAATTTTCCCAAAATCCTAAAGCACTTACCAACACATCAAATTTTTGAATATCTTCTGTTGTTAATTGGTAAACATTTTTTTCTAGGATAGGAACATCATTAGTTATTTTTTGTCTATCTCTCACAATAGCTGTAACGTTTAAATTTCGTTGTTTTGCTTCTTTCAAAATGAGAGAACCTACTCTACCACTTGCACCTACAATAGCTATTTTCATTGTTATTTCTCCATTCTTAGTGAAAAAACAAATTTTATATATTTATGATTTTGTCCTATATCAAAATCAATAGCAACCACCCTTATCCAAGACTTAGGATAAAAATTTCTATTTAATTTATAATTACATAAAACGACTAACTTTTTTTAGTTCATCTGTTACTGAAATAGATACAATATTTTCTACACCACAAAATGGACAATTATAAAATAAATTTAATTTATTATCTAATATTGTTTCTTTGCTTTGTAATTCAACTTCATTATTTCCTAATTGTAATGTTTCAAATGGAATATTTATTCGATAATTTCCTTTACTATCTGTTCGGATGTTTAACAAAAATCTACCTATGATGTCTTTTGAACATCCTTTACATGTTAAGTTTAAAATTATCTCTTTATCCATAATTATCTCTCCCTCATTTTCCTT
The genomic region above belongs to Melissococcus plutonius ATCC 35311 and contains:
- a CDS encoding NAD(P)-dependent oxidoreductase encodes the protein MKIAIVGASGRVGSLILKEAKQRNLNVTAIVRDRQKITNDVPILEKNVYQLTTEDIQKFDVLVSALGFWENFQQFSTSMEHLITILTGQKTRLIVVGGASSLFVNSEHTERLKDTPDFPKTTYQIGNAMVESLLLLEKSKDVHWTYISPAKTFDANGEVTGHYFTAGDELTYNQDGNSYISYGDYARAMVDEIENNQYPNQHFSVYS
- a CDS encoding biotin--[acetyl-CoA-carboxylase] ligase, producing MSTKNDVLAFLMKHAPERVSGEYMANELTISRTAIWKAINQLRKSSFSIESNSQGYLYKETNLLSIPGINANLCSTAPTLTIKKMANSESTMKDAKLAILDQTPAHTLLVADMQKFSVGRFGRPFFAKPGAGIYMSLILHPNQKFSEITNYTIITAVAVVRALNKLLDISPKIKWVNDIYINDKKVCGILTEAISDMEAGQISSIIIGIGLNFSIKQIEFPDELQSKVTSLFPNGQYTVTRNELIAEIWNQFYKILVHSTNEQIIDEYKKYSLVLGKKVSFMQNKKEYTGLAETINLKGELVVRLVDGTKKLLCSGEISLQAIY